Proteins from a single region of Parambassis ranga chromosome 16, fParRan2.1, whole genome shotgun sequence:
- the LOC114448315 gene encoding zona pellucida sperm-binding protein 3-like, translated as MVSLLLFLLLSSADGGTEDSKQTNRPAMATLTPTSPPFLHLPMFVDSKRPLVKMEHFSPARRTGQEPIPESLREILLPGRADPSPPPVQPSVPVRTRCRENQMRVQVERSVLGSGDAHAQLTVGTCHASKSTKDYLYFEFDLRTCGTKHRIIDDQLVYSNTLWYKPPKQQGPIRRLSAFSLPVSCYFNRFQYSYKMGYTPKVQIHRVVKRVRSAAKFSLTPRTAQWDRRSPSDAYVLGQPMFFEAEGRHLSEDERLYVHACYVTPEKSHASTPRFAVVKNFGCMVESKDGRSRFVPYKHSAVRFSVDAFLFRGAAGQQLYLHCTMSVGGSAATPTAKSCNYNSTARRWEELFGLDSVCSCCDSNCSSAAPTGTKMIRSRPWTVEPVVRPTPTLRTKTFSTVTTAAAQAEATEEEEPKPRRVQPETTAPVEVGNMKVELQGPSGGGLEGEETEEE; from the exons ATGGTGTCCCTCTTACTGTTCCTTTTGCTGTCCTCTGCTGATGGAGGGACGGAGGATTCCAAGCAGACCAACCGGCCGGCGATGGCCACGCTGACGCCGACATCTCCAcccttcctccacctccccatGTTCGTGGACTCCAAGCGGCCGCTGGTGAAGATGGAGCACTTCTCTCCGGCACGGAGAACCGGACAGGAGCCTATACCGGAGTCCCTCCGGGAGATCCTGCTCCCGGGTCGTGCTGACCCCAGCCCGCCGCCCGTCCAGCCCTCCGTGCCGGTGAGGACTCGGTGCAGAGAGAACCAGATGCGGGTCCAGGTGGAGAGGAGCGTTCTGGGCAGCGGGGACGCCCACGCTCAGCTCACCGTGGGGACGTGCCACGCCAGTAAATCCACGAAGGATTACCTTTACTTTGAGTTCGACCTCCGCACGTGTGGAACCAAACACCGG ATTATTGATGACCAGCTGGTTTATTCAAACACACTTTGGTACAAACCGCCGAAGCAGCAGGGACCAATCAGAAGACTGTCAGccttctcacttcctgtctcgtGTTACTTCAACAG gttCCAGTACTCCTACAAAATGGGCTACACACCGAAGGTGCAGATACACCGAGTCGTCAAACGAGTGAGGAGCGCCGCCAAGTTCAGTCTGACGCCACGAACCG cacagtggGACAGACGCTCGCCCTCGGACGCCTACGTCCTGGGGCAGCCCATGTTCTTTGAGGCGGAGGGTCGGCACCTGTCCGAGGACGAGAGGCTCTACGTGCACGCGTGTTACGTGACTCCAGAGAAGTCCCACGCCTCCACGCCGCGGTTTGCTGTGGTGAAGAACTTTGG GTGTATGGTTGAaagcaaagatggccgctccagGTTCGTCCCATATAAACACAGTGCCGTCAGATTCTCCGTGGACGCCTTCCTGTTCAGAGGAGCGGCGGGCCAG CAGCTGTACCTGCACTGCACCATGTCTGTGGGCGGCTCGGCCGCCACGCCCACAGCAAAGTCCTGCAACTACAACTCAACGGCCCGGAG GTGGGAGGAGCTGTTCGGGTTGGACTCGGTCTGCTCCTGCTGCGACTCcaactgcagctctgctgcacCCACAG GGACAAAAATGATCCGCAGCAGGCCGTGGACTGTGGAGCCGGTCGTCAgacccacccccaccctgaGGACGAAGACCTTCTCCACAGTGAcgactgcagcagcacaggcgGAGgcgacggaggaggaggagcccaAACCCAGGCGGGTGCAGCCTGAAACCACAGCACCGGTTGAGGTGGGGAACATGAAGGTGGAGCTGCAAGGGCCTTCAGGAGGAGGACTGGAAGgtgaggagacggaggaggag
- the LOC114448263 gene encoding ly-6/neurotoxin-like protein 1, with the protein MSQLLLLGLLLLGLLPAVAPLFCYTCVFPTISPLDCIRFPLKCPPGQLCLSSRAVGQKGDFRVVLYEKSCVLPALCGVTGEKYAMGLNFTFTNECCNTHLCNGAAAPAAPYWTGALLALLTVYWVW; encoded by the exons AtgtctcagctgctgctcctgggTCTGCTCCTCCTGGGTCTGCTCCCAGCTGTGG cGCCCCTCTTCTgctacacctgtgtgtttcCCACCATCTCACCTCTGGACTGCATCAGGTTCCCGCTGAAGTGTCCCCCCGGACAGCTCTGTCTGTCCAGCCGAGCCGTGGGACAGAAAG gagACTTCCGTGTGGTGCTGTATGAGAAGAGCTGCGTGCTGCCGGCTCTGTGTGGAGTCACGGGGGAAAAATACGCCATGGGCCTGAACTTCACCTTCACCAACGAGTGCTgcaacacacacctgtgcaacGGAGCGGCGGCGCCTGCTGCCCCCTACTGGACAGGAGCGCTGCTGGCGCTGCTGACGGTGTACTGGGTGTGGTGA
- the LOC114448236 gene encoding Friend leukemia integration 1 transcription factor-like isoform X3, translated as MDCTIKEALSVVSEDQPIFETSYTGPAMHMKAEMTSPGGFSQASKQSPEPAEPEWAGSQNPGKRGEHVNGTSRESPVDCSVTKRSRHMSSDGAPMGYQASYPEPRVSPQTATPPSSSTTTDEKRVIVPADPEVWTQDHVRQWLDWAIKEYVLEEVDVMLFQALDGKALCKMTKEDMMRLTSAYNADILLSHLNYLRQSSPTFSYNTTPTNSTPPQQPRLQVKAENTFDESSRRNSWPANTMTAVPKGSSMEHQHSSRVSEAPRLVQDPYQTLGPISSRLANPGSGQIQLWQFLLELLSDSNNAGIITWEGTNGEFKMTDPDEVAKRWGERKSKPNMNYDKLSRALRYYYDKNIMTKVHGKRYAYKFDFQGISQAHQNHAAESGMVKYPSEMQYVPPYHSHQPKMNFMSGHPAPLPVSPSNFFSPPSPYWNSPSSPIYPGSAMTRHPATHSHLSSYY; from the exons GAAGCGCTGTCCGTGGTGAGCGAGGATCAGCCCATATTCGAGACGTCCTACACCGGCCCGGCCATGCACATGAAGGCCGAGATGACGTCGCCCGGCGGCTTCAGCCAGGCGTCCAAGCAGAGCCCCGAGCCCGCCGAGCCGGAGTGGGCGGGGTCACAGAACCCTGGCAAGAGAGGCGAACACGTCAATGGGACCAG CCGAGAGTCTCCGGTGGACTGCAGCGTCACCAAGCGCTCCAGACACATGAGCAGCGACGGGGCCCCGATGGGGTACCAGGCCTCGTACCCGGAGCCTCGCGTCAGCCCCCAGACCGCCACcccacccagcagcagcaccaccacagACGAGAAGAGGGTCATCGTGCCGGCAG ATCCTGAGGTCTGGACGCAGGACCACGTCCGGCAGTGGCTGGACTGGGCCATCAAGGAGTacgtcctggaggaggtggacgTCATGCTGTTCCAGGCGCTGGACGGCAAGGCGCTGTGCAAGATGACCAAGGAGGACATGATGCGGCTGACGTCGGCCTACAACGCCGACATCCTGCTCTCACACCTCAATTACCTGCGTCAGA GTAGCCCGACGTTCTCCTACAACACAACCCCCACAAACAGCACGCCGCCACAGCAGCCCCGGCTGCAGGTCAAAGCAG AGAACACTTTTGATGAGAGCAGCCGCAGGAACAGCTGGCCGGCGAACACCATGACTGCGGTGCCCAAAG GTTCCTCCATGGAGcaccaacacagcagcagagtgtcaGAGGCCCCGAGACTCGTCCAAG ACCCGTATCAGACGTTAGGCCCGATCAGCAGCCGACTCGCCAACCCAG GCTCGGGGCAGATCCAGCTGTGGCAGttcctgctggagctgctgtcgGACAGCAACAACGCCGGGATCATCACCTGGGAGGGCACCAACGGCGAGTTCAAGATGACGGACCCAGACGAGGTGGCCAAGCGCTGGGGCGAGCGGAAGAGCAAGCCCAACATGAACTACGACAAGCTAAGCCGAGCTCTGCGCTACTACTACGACAAGAACATCATGACCAAAGTACACGGCAAGCGCTACGCCTACAAGTTTGACTTCCAGGGCATCTCGCAGGCGCACCAGAACCACGCGGCGGAGAGCGGCATGGTCAAGTACCCGTCCGAGATGCAGTACGTCCCGCCCTACCACAGCCACCAGCCCAAAATGAACTTCATGAGCGGCCACCCGGCGCCCCTGCCCGTGTCCCCCAGCAACTTTTTCAGCCCTCCGTCCCCGTACTGGAACTCGCCCAGCAGCCCCATCTATCCCGGGTCAGCCATGACCAGGCACCCCGCCACTCACTCCCACCTGAGCTCGTACTACTGA
- the LOC114448236 gene encoding Friend leukemia integration 1 transcription factor-like isoform X2 — protein MHMKAEMTSPGGFSQASKQSPEPAEPEWAGSQNPGKRGEHVNGTSRESPVDCSVTKRSRHMSSDGAPMGYQASYPEPRVSPQTATPPSSSTTTDEKRVIVPADPEVWTQDHVRQWLDWAIKEYVLEEVDVMLFQALDGKALCKMTKEDMMRLTSAYNADILLSHLNYLRQSSPTFSYNTTPTNSTPPQQPRLQVKAENTFDESSRRNSWPANTMTAVPKGSSMEHQHSSRVSEAPRLVQDPYQTLGPISSRLANPEGQALSSPKNRTGKQSSYKLPDPSAHRPVGSGQIQLWQFLLELLSDSNNAGIITWEGTNGEFKMTDPDEVAKRWGERKSKPNMNYDKLSRALRYYYDKNIMTKVHGKRYAYKFDFQGISQAHQNHAAESGMVKYPSEMQYVPPYHSHQPKMNFMSGHPAPLPVSPSNFFSPPSPYWNSPSSPIYPGSAMTRHPATHSHLSSYY, from the exons ATGCACATGAAGGCCGAGATGACGTCGCCCGGCGGCTTCAGCCAGGCGTCCAAGCAGAGCCCCGAGCCCGCCGAGCCGGAGTGGGCGGGGTCACAGAACCCTGGCAAGAGAGGCGAACACGTCAATGGGACCAG CCGAGAGTCTCCGGTGGACTGCAGCGTCACCAAGCGCTCCAGACACATGAGCAGCGACGGGGCCCCGATGGGGTACCAGGCCTCGTACCCGGAGCCTCGCGTCAGCCCCCAGACCGCCACcccacccagcagcagcaccaccacagACGAGAAGAGGGTCATCGTGCCGGCAG ATCCTGAGGTCTGGACGCAGGACCACGTCCGGCAGTGGCTGGACTGGGCCATCAAGGAGTacgtcctggaggaggtggacgTCATGCTGTTCCAGGCGCTGGACGGCAAGGCGCTGTGCAAGATGACCAAGGAGGACATGATGCGGCTGACGTCGGCCTACAACGCCGACATCCTGCTCTCACACCTCAATTACCTGCGTCAGA GTAGCCCGACGTTCTCCTACAACACAACCCCCACAAACAGCACGCCGCCACAGCAGCCCCGGCTGCAGGTCAAAGCAG AGAACACTTTTGATGAGAGCAGCCGCAGGAACAGCTGGCCGGCGAACACCATGACTGCGGTGCCCAAAG GTTCCTCCATGGAGcaccaacacagcagcagagtgtcaGAGGCCCCGAGACTCGTCCAAG ACCCGTATCAGACGTTAGGCCCGATCAGCAGCCGACTCGCCAACCCAG AAGGCCAAGCCCTCAGCTCACCCAAGAACCGAACGGGCAAACAAAGTTCGTACAAGCTGCCTGACCCCAGCGCTCACAGGCCTGTGG GCTCGGGGCAGATCCAGCTGTGGCAGttcctgctggagctgctgtcgGACAGCAACAACGCCGGGATCATCACCTGGGAGGGCACCAACGGCGAGTTCAAGATGACGGACCCAGACGAGGTGGCCAAGCGCTGGGGCGAGCGGAAGAGCAAGCCCAACATGAACTACGACAAGCTAAGCCGAGCTCTGCGCTACTACTACGACAAGAACATCATGACCAAAGTACACGGCAAGCGCTACGCCTACAAGTTTGACTTCCAGGGCATCTCGCAGGCGCACCAGAACCACGCGGCGGAGAGCGGCATGGTCAAGTACCCGTCCGAGATGCAGTACGTCCCGCCCTACCACAGCCACCAGCCCAAAATGAACTTCATGAGCGGCCACCCGGCGCCCCTGCCCGTGTCCCCCAGCAACTTTTTCAGCCCTCCGTCCCCGTACTGGAACTCGCCCAGCAGCCCCATCTATCCCGGGTCAGCCATGACCAGGCACCCCGCCACTCACTCCCACCTGAGCTCGTACTACTGA
- the LOC114448236 gene encoding Friend leukemia integration 1 transcription factor-like isoform X1, translating to MDCTIKEALSVVSEDQPIFETSYTGPAMHMKAEMTSPGGFSQASKQSPEPAEPEWAGSQNPGKRGEHVNGTSRESPVDCSVTKRSRHMSSDGAPMGYQASYPEPRVSPQTATPPSSSTTTDEKRVIVPADPEVWTQDHVRQWLDWAIKEYVLEEVDVMLFQALDGKALCKMTKEDMMRLTSAYNADILLSHLNYLRQSSPTFSYNTTPTNSTPPQQPRLQVKAENTFDESSRRNSWPANTMTAVPKGSSMEHQHSSRVSEAPRLVQDPYQTLGPISSRLANPEGQALSSPKNRTGKQSSYKLPDPSAHRPVGSGQIQLWQFLLELLSDSNNAGIITWEGTNGEFKMTDPDEVAKRWGERKSKPNMNYDKLSRALRYYYDKNIMTKVHGKRYAYKFDFQGISQAHQNHAAESGMVKYPSEMQYVPPYHSHQPKMNFMSGHPAPLPVSPSNFFSPPSPYWNSPSSPIYPGSAMTRHPATHSHLSSYY from the exons GAAGCGCTGTCCGTGGTGAGCGAGGATCAGCCCATATTCGAGACGTCCTACACCGGCCCGGCCATGCACATGAAGGCCGAGATGACGTCGCCCGGCGGCTTCAGCCAGGCGTCCAAGCAGAGCCCCGAGCCCGCCGAGCCGGAGTGGGCGGGGTCACAGAACCCTGGCAAGAGAGGCGAACACGTCAATGGGACCAG CCGAGAGTCTCCGGTGGACTGCAGCGTCACCAAGCGCTCCAGACACATGAGCAGCGACGGGGCCCCGATGGGGTACCAGGCCTCGTACCCGGAGCCTCGCGTCAGCCCCCAGACCGCCACcccacccagcagcagcaccaccacagACGAGAAGAGGGTCATCGTGCCGGCAG ATCCTGAGGTCTGGACGCAGGACCACGTCCGGCAGTGGCTGGACTGGGCCATCAAGGAGTacgtcctggaggaggtggacgTCATGCTGTTCCAGGCGCTGGACGGCAAGGCGCTGTGCAAGATGACCAAGGAGGACATGATGCGGCTGACGTCGGCCTACAACGCCGACATCCTGCTCTCACACCTCAATTACCTGCGTCAGA GTAGCCCGACGTTCTCCTACAACACAACCCCCACAAACAGCACGCCGCCACAGCAGCCCCGGCTGCAGGTCAAAGCAG AGAACACTTTTGATGAGAGCAGCCGCAGGAACAGCTGGCCGGCGAACACCATGACTGCGGTGCCCAAAG GTTCCTCCATGGAGcaccaacacagcagcagagtgtcaGAGGCCCCGAGACTCGTCCAAG ACCCGTATCAGACGTTAGGCCCGATCAGCAGCCGACTCGCCAACCCAG AAGGCCAAGCCCTCAGCTCACCCAAGAACCGAACGGGCAAACAAAGTTCGTACAAGCTGCCTGACCCCAGCGCTCACAGGCCTGTGG GCTCGGGGCAGATCCAGCTGTGGCAGttcctgctggagctgctgtcgGACAGCAACAACGCCGGGATCATCACCTGGGAGGGCACCAACGGCGAGTTCAAGATGACGGACCCAGACGAGGTGGCCAAGCGCTGGGGCGAGCGGAAGAGCAAGCCCAACATGAACTACGACAAGCTAAGCCGAGCTCTGCGCTACTACTACGACAAGAACATCATGACCAAAGTACACGGCAAGCGCTACGCCTACAAGTTTGACTTCCAGGGCATCTCGCAGGCGCACCAGAACCACGCGGCGGAGAGCGGCATGGTCAAGTACCCGTCCGAGATGCAGTACGTCCCGCCCTACCACAGCCACCAGCCCAAAATGAACTTCATGAGCGGCCACCCGGCGCCCCTGCCCGTGTCCCCCAGCAACTTTTTCAGCCCTCCGTCCCCGTACTGGAACTCGCCCAGCAGCCCCATCTATCCCGGGTCAGCCATGACCAGGCACCCCGCCACTCACTCCCACCTGAGCTCGTACTACTGA